A single region of the Salarchaeum japonicum genome encodes:
- a CDS encoding tetrahydrofolate dehydrogenase/cyclohydrolase catalytic domain-containing protein: MTTVIDGNAVAADVREDVSAVVDTLTDAGVTPRLATVLMNDKQASETYVSMKQRDCEEVGIAAEDVRLDPDAPAEELFDTVSDLNDRDDVHGILVQDPTPDHVPDERVLSAVSPAKDVDGFHPENVGRLVAGNPRFKPCTPHGVQKLLESEGIDPAGKEVVVVGRSKIVGKPLANLLLQKGEGGNATVTVCHSRTDDLAAHTRRADVVVAAVGVPGLVDGDMLTEGTTVIDVGINRVDADTEKGYRLVGDVDFESAKAKADAITPVPGGVGPMTRAMLLYNTVKAASEIEDVPVDLP, encoded by the coding sequence ATGACCACCGTCATCGACGGGAACGCCGTCGCCGCCGACGTGCGCGAGGACGTCTCCGCCGTCGTGGACACCCTGACCGACGCCGGCGTGACGCCGCGACTCGCCACCGTCCTGATGAACGACAAGCAGGCGAGCGAGACCTACGTCTCGATGAAACAGCGCGACTGCGAGGAGGTCGGTATCGCCGCCGAGGACGTCCGTCTCGACCCGGACGCGCCCGCCGAGGAACTGTTCGACACCGTCAGCGACCTGAACGACCGCGACGACGTGCACGGCATCCTCGTCCAAGACCCCACGCCCGACCACGTGCCGGACGAGCGCGTGCTCTCCGCCGTCTCGCCCGCGAAGGACGTAGACGGCTTCCACCCCGAGAACGTCGGTCGATTGGTCGCCGGCAATCCCCGATTCAAGCCATGTACGCCCCACGGCGTCCAGAAGCTCCTCGAATCCGAGGGCATCGACCCTGCCGGGAAGGAAGTCGTCGTCGTCGGTCGGTCGAAGATCGTCGGGAAGCCGCTCGCGAACCTCCTCCTCCAGAAGGGCGAAGGCGGGAACGCCACCGTTACCGTCTGTCACTCCCGGACGGACGACCTCGCCGCCCACACCCGGCGCGCGGACGTCGTCGTCGCCGCGGTCGGCGTCCCCGGTCTCGTGGACGGCGACATGCTCACCGAGGGAACGACCGTCATCGACGTGGGTATCAACCGCGTGGACGCGGACACCGAGAAGGGGTATCGGCTCGTCGGCGACGTGGACTTCGAGAGCGCGAAAGCCAAGGCGGACGCCATCACGCCCGTCCCCGGTGGCGTCGGCCCGATGACGCGCGCGATGCTCCTCTACAACACCGTGAAGGCCGCGAGCGAAATCGAGGACGTGCCCGTCGACCTCCCCTGA
- a CDS encoding alpha/beta hydrolase, giving the protein MSDLHPAVREFLDRLDAMGGPEIHDLPPTEARGLLERLNSGGDGPAVDSVTDRQIPGPDGDIPVRIYDPDTGGDAPVVVFFHGGGFVLGSLDSHDPACRELAVESECVVVSVDYRLAPEHPFPAAVEDAYAATQWVSEHATDLDIDPDRLAVAGDSAGGNLAAAVSLLARDQADNDAPAPWSVADTNPPAIARQVLVYPTVSLLRAWPSHEENSEGYFLSRDDMAYFEGHYLDSDLHGMNPYAAPLEAAGHGDLPPAAVVTCGFDPLRDEGRAYADRLETAGVPVERYHYPGLIHGILTMNAGLADLPPAHDVLADIAADLGETL; this is encoded by the coding sequence ATGTCCGACCTCCACCCGGCGGTGCGGGAGTTCCTCGACCGACTCGACGCGATGGGCGGCCCCGAGATTCACGACCTCCCGCCGACCGAGGCCCGTGGTCTCCTCGAACGCCTGAACAGCGGCGGCGACGGCCCCGCCGTCGATTCCGTCACCGACCGCCAGATACCCGGGCCGGACGGCGACATCCCCGTCCGAATCTACGACCCGGACACCGGCGGGGACGCGCCCGTCGTCGTGTTCTTCCACGGCGGCGGGTTCGTCCTCGGGTCGCTCGACAGCCACGACCCGGCCTGCCGCGAACTCGCCGTCGAGTCCGAGTGCGTCGTCGTCTCCGTGGACTACCGGCTCGCGCCCGAACACCCGTTCCCCGCGGCCGTCGAGGACGCCTACGCCGCGACACAGTGGGTCAGCGAACACGCGACCGACCTCGACATCGACCCCGACCGACTTGCCGTCGCCGGCGACAGCGCGGGCGGGAACCTCGCCGCGGCCGTCAGCCTCCTCGCGCGCGACCAGGCCGACAACGACGCGCCCGCACCGTGGAGCGTCGCGGACACGAACCCGCCCGCAATCGCGCGCCAGGTGCTCGTCTACCCGACGGTGTCCCTGTTGCGCGCGTGGCCGAGCCACGAGGAGAACAGTGAGGGCTACTTCCTCAGCCGCGACGACATGGCGTACTTCGAGGGGCACTACCTGGACAGCGACCTCCACGGCATGAACCCCTACGCGGCCCCGCTGGAGGCCGCGGGCCACGGCGACCTCCCGCCCGCGGCCGTCGTCACGTGTGGGTTCGACCCGCTCCGCGACGAGGGGCGGGCGTACGCCGACCGGCTCGAAACCGCCGGCGTCCCCGTGGAGCGATACCACTACCCGGGTCTGATTCACGGCATCCTCACGATGAACGCGGGCCTCGCCGACCTCCCGCCCGCCCACGACGTGCTCGCCGACATCGCCGCCGACCTCGGAGAGACCCTATAG
- the glyA gene encoding serine hydroxymethyltransferase, whose protein sequence is MRYDKVREVDDAVADALEGEDERQEDTLAMIASENHASEAVLQAQGSALTNKYAEGYPGSRYYAGCEYADDVEELAIERAKELWGADHVNVQPHSGSSANMGVYFAVLEPGDKILSLDLTHGGHLSHGHAANFAGKLYEVEHYEIDPETGRIDYDDLQETAAEFDPDMVVSGFSAYPRAVDWEAVQAAADAADAYHMADIAHITGLVAAGEHPSPVGIADFVTGSTHKTIRAGRGGIIMCDEEYADAVDSAVFPGAQGGPLMHNVAGKAVGFGEALQPEFAEYAAQVVQNAKALGARLQEHGFSLVSGGTDTHLVLADLRESHPDVSGGDAEEALDEVGIVLNANTVPGETRSAFDPSGIRAGTPALTTRGFDTDDMETVADCIARVVDNIGDAEVYAEVAADVQELCDDHPVYD, encoded by the coding sequence TAGCGAGCGAGAACCACGCGAGCGAGGCTGTGCTCCAGGCGCAGGGGAGCGCGCTCACGAACAAGTACGCGGAAGGCTATCCGGGGAGCCGGTACTACGCGGGCTGTGAGTACGCGGACGACGTGGAGGAACTCGCCATCGAGCGCGCGAAGGAACTCTGGGGCGCAGACCACGTGAACGTCCAGCCGCACTCGGGGTCGTCGGCGAACATGGGCGTCTACTTCGCCGTCCTCGAACCCGGCGACAAGATTCTCAGCCTCGACCTGACGCACGGCGGCCACCTCAGCCACGGCCACGCCGCGAACTTCGCGGGGAAGCTCTACGAGGTCGAACACTACGAAATCGACCCCGAGACGGGCCGCATCGACTACGACGACCTCCAGGAGACCGCGGCGGAGTTCGACCCCGACATGGTCGTCTCCGGGTTCTCCGCGTACCCGCGCGCGGTGGACTGGGAGGCCGTGCAGGCGGCCGCGGACGCCGCAGACGCCTACCACATGGCGGACATCGCGCACATCACGGGCCTGGTCGCGGCGGGCGAACACCCCTCGCCCGTGGGTATCGCTGACTTCGTCACCGGCAGCACTCACAAGACGATTCGCGCGGGCCGCGGCGGCATCATCATGTGCGACGAGGAGTACGCGGACGCCGTGGACTCCGCGGTGTTCCCGGGCGCGCAGGGCGGCCCCCTGATGCACAACGTCGCCGGGAAGGCCGTCGGGTTCGGCGAGGCGCTCCAGCCCGAGTTCGCGGAGTACGCCGCGCAGGTCGTGCAGAACGCGAAAGCCCTGGGTGCTCGCCTCCAGGAACACGGCTTCTCCCTCGTCTCCGGCGGCACCGACACCCACCTCGTGCTCGCCGACCTCCGCGAGTCCCACCCCGACGTGTCCGGCGGCGACGCCGAGGAGGCGCTCGACGAGGTCGGCATCGTCCTGAACGCGAACACCGTCCCCGGCGAGACGCGCTCCGCGTTCGACCCCTCGGGCATCCGCGCCGGCACGCCCGCGCTCACCACGCGCGGGTTCGACACCGACGACATGGAGACCGTCGCGGACTGCATCGCGCGCGTCGTGGACAACATCGGCGACGCCGAGGTGTACGCCGAGGTCGCCGCGGACGTCCAGGAGCTCTGCGACGACCACCCCGTCTACGACTAG